A stretch of the Enterobacter mori genome encodes the following:
- a CDS encoding GDP-mannose mannosyl hydrolase, translated as MFLSQEDFATVVRSTPLISIDLIVENGRGEFLLGKRTNRPAQGFWFVPGGRVQKDERLTDAFERLTLAELGLQLPMAAGQFYGVWQHFYDDNFSGTGFSTHYIVLGFRLKVSEADLRLPDSQHDDYRWQTPEALLASDNVHDNSRAYFLAERQSGVPGL; from the coding sequence ATGTTTTTAAGTCAGGAAGATTTTGCCACGGTAGTGCGTTCTACTCCGCTGATCTCAATTGATCTGATCGTGGAGAACGGACGCGGCGAGTTCTTGCTGGGGAAACGAACCAATCGTCCTGCACAGGGCTTTTGGTTCGTGCCCGGCGGGCGCGTGCAGAAGGATGAGCGGCTTACCGATGCGTTTGAGCGTCTCACTCTGGCGGAGCTGGGCCTGCAGCTGCCAATGGCGGCAGGCCAGTTTTACGGGGTCTGGCAGCACTTCTATGACGATAACTTTTCAGGCACCGGGTTCTCCACGCACTACATTGTACTGGGGTTCCGCCTGAAGGTGAGTGAGGCAGACCTGCGTCTGCCTGATTCTCAGCATGACGACTACCGCTGGCAGACGCCAGAGGCGCTGCTGGCGAGCGATAACGTTCACGATAACAGTCGAGCGTACTTCCTCGCAGAACGTCAGTCCGGGGTGCCGGGTTTATGA
- the wcaI gene encoding colanic acid biosynthesis fucosyltransferase WcaI — MKILVYGINYSPELTGIGKYTGEMVEWMASQGHDVRVITAPPYYPEWKVGERYSSWRYRREEGAATVWRCPLYVPKQPSTLKRLIHLGSFALSSFFPLMAQRRWKPDRIIGVVPTLFCTPGMRLLGKLSGARTLLHIQDYEVDAMLGLGMAGKGKGGKVAKLASAFERSGLHNVDYVSTISRSMMNKAQEKGVPAEKVIFFPNWSEVARFRDVTEQDAYALRAQLGLPEDQKIILYSGNIGEKQGLESVIEAAQQLSAHPWTFVIVGQGGGKARLEKMALERGLTNVKFFPLQSYEALPALLKMGDCHLVVQKRGAADAVLPSKLTNILAVGGNAVITAEAETELGQLCNSYPGIAVCVEPESVPALVAGIEQALAMPKENTVAREYAERTLEKENVLSQFIADIRG, encoded by the coding sequence ATGAAGATCCTTGTGTATGGCATTAACTATTCGCCGGAATTAACCGGCATCGGGAAATACACCGGCGAGATGGTCGAGTGGATGGCGAGCCAGGGACATGACGTGCGGGTCATTACCGCGCCGCCGTACTACCCGGAGTGGAAGGTGGGCGAGCGCTACTCAAGCTGGCGCTATCGCCGCGAAGAGGGTGCAGCGACCGTGTGGCGCTGCCCGCTCTATGTGCCGAAACAGCCTTCGACCCTGAAACGTTTAATTCATCTGGGCAGCTTTGCCCTGAGCAGTTTTTTCCCGCTGATGGCGCAGCGTCGCTGGAAGCCGGATCGCATTATCGGCGTGGTGCCGACGCTGTTTTGTACGCCGGGCATGCGTCTGCTGGGCAAACTTTCCGGCGCGCGTACCCTGCTGCACATTCAGGATTATGAAGTGGACGCCATGCTCGGCCTGGGAATGGCAGGCAAGGGTAAGGGCGGCAAGGTGGCGAAGCTCGCCAGCGCCTTTGAGCGCAGCGGGCTGCACAACGTGGATTACGTCTCGACGATCTCGCGCTCGATGATGAACAAAGCGCAGGAGAAGGGCGTCCCGGCGGAGAAAGTCATTTTCTTCCCGAACTGGTCCGAAGTGGCGCGTTTCCGCGATGTGACAGAGCAAGACGCTTATGCGCTCCGCGCGCAGCTCGGTTTGCCTGAAGATCAAAAAATCATTCTTTACTCCGGCAACATCGGCGAAAAGCAGGGGCTGGAGAGCGTCATTGAAGCGGCGCAGCAGCTTAGCGCACATCCGTGGACGTTTGTGATTGTCGGGCAGGGCGGTGGAAAAGCGCGGCTGGAAAAAATGGCCCTCGAACGCGGCCTGACCAACGTGAAATTTTTCCCGCTTCAGTCTTACGAGGCGCTGCCTGCCCTGCTGAAGATGGGCGACTGCCATCTGGTCGTGCAAAAGCGCGGCGCGGCGGACGCGGTGCTGCCGTCCAAACTGACCAATATTCTGGCGGTGGGCGGTAATGCGGTGATTACAGCAGAAGCCGAAACAGAATTAGGCCAGCTGTGTAACAGCTATCCCGGCATTGCCGTTTGCGTGGAGCCGGAATCCGTTCCCGCGCTGGTAGCCGGTATTGAGCAGGCACTCGCCATGCCGAAAGAGAACACGGTGGCACGTGAATATGCCGAACGCACGCTCGAAAAAGAGAACGTGCTGAGCCAATTTATTGCAGATATACGGGGATAA
- the wcaE gene encoding colanic acid biosynthesis glycosyltransferase WcaE, with amino-acid sequence MFLSVITVAFRNYEGVVKTWRSLRNLARDPSLTFEWIVVDGGSNDGTAEFLEKLNGEFNLRYISEKDKGIYDAMNKGIAMAQGRYAIFLNSGDVFHEDVALFARQLARQKEDALYIGDALLDFGDGNKVLRSAKPGWYIYHSLPASHQAIFFPVEGLKKQPYDLQYKVSSDYALTASLYKSGYPFRRIKGLVSEFSMGGVSTSNNLELCQDAKNVQRKILRVPGFWAELSYFLRLKTTGKAKALYNKA; translated from the coding sequence ATGTTTCTAAGCGTCATTACTGTCGCCTTTCGTAACTACGAAGGGGTGGTAAAAACCTGGCGCTCGCTGCGCAATCTGGCGCGCGATCCGAGCCTCACCTTTGAGTGGATCGTGGTTGATGGCGGTTCGAACGACGGTACGGCTGAGTTTCTGGAAAAACTCAACGGTGAGTTCAACTTACGTTACATCAGCGAGAAAGATAAAGGCATTTACGACGCGATGAATAAAGGCATCGCGATGGCGCAGGGGCGTTACGCTATCTTCCTGAATTCTGGCGATGTGTTCCATGAGGACGTGGCCCTGTTTGCCCGTCAGCTCGCCCGCCAGAAAGAGGACGCCTTGTATATTGGCGATGCACTGCTTGATTTTGGTGACGGAAATAAAGTCCTGCGCAGCGCCAAGCCGGGCTGGTATATCTACCACAGCCTGCCGGCCAGCCATCAGGCCATTTTCTTCCCGGTCGAGGGTCTGAAAAAACAGCCTTACGATTTGCAGTATAAAGTGTCATCAGATTATGCACTGACTGCCAGCTTGTACAAATCAGGTTATCCATTCCGTCGAATTAAAGGGCTGGTGTCTGAATTTTCCATGGGCGGTGTGTCAACCTCAAATAATCTGGAATTGTGCCAGGATGCAAAAAACGTGCAGCGTAAAATATTACGCGTGCCGGGGTTCTGGGCGGAATTGTCTTATTTTTTACGCCTGAAAACGACAGGTAAAGCGAAAGCCTTATATAACAAAGCCTGA
- the cpsB gene encoding mannose-1-phosphate guanyltransferase, producing the protein MSQTTLYPVVMAGGSGSRLWPLSRVLYPKQFLCLKGDLTMLQTTVNRLHGVECESPVVICNEQHRFIVAEQLRQLNKLTENIILEPAGRNTAPAIALAALAAKRSSPNCDPLMLVLAADHVIQQEEAFRDAVRAAIPYAESGKLVTFGIVPDLPETGYGYIRRGSVTPGEGDSVAFDVAQFVEKPNLETAQAYVASGEYYWNSGMFLFRAGRYLEELEKYRPDILSACEKAMAVVDPDLDFIRVDEQSFLACPEESIDYAVMERTADAVVVPMDAGWSDVGSWSSLWEISAHTPEGNVHHGDVISHKTENSYVYAESGLVTTVGVKDLVVVQTKDAVLIADRNAVQDVKKVVEQIKADGRHEHHIHREVYRPWGKYDSIDSGDRYQVKRITVKPGEGLSVQMHHHRAEHWVVVAGTAKVTIDGEIKLLGENESIYIPLGATHCLENPGKIPLDLIEVRSGSYLEEDDIVRFQDRYGRV; encoded by the coding sequence ATGAGTCAAACCACGTTGTATCCGGTTGTGATGGCAGGTGGCTCTGGTAGCCGGTTGTGGCCGCTGTCCCGCGTGCTCTATCCAAAACAGTTCCTCTGCCTGAAAGGGGACCTCACCATGCTGCAAACGACGGTCAACCGTCTGCACGGCGTGGAGTGTGAAAGTCCGGTCGTTATTTGTAACGAACAGCACCGTTTTATCGTTGCCGAGCAGCTGCGCCAGCTGAACAAACTCACAGAAAACATCATTCTGGAGCCTGCCGGTCGTAACACCGCCCCTGCGATCGCCCTGGCGGCGCTGGCGGCGAAACGCAGCAGCCCGAACTGCGACCCGCTGATGCTGGTCCTGGCGGCTGACCACGTCATTCAGCAGGAGGAGGCGTTCCGCGACGCGGTGCGTGCGGCCATTCCTTATGCGGAAAGCGGCAAGCTGGTGACCTTCGGCATCGTGCCGGACCTGCCGGAAACCGGCTATGGCTACATCCGTCGCGGCAGCGTGACGCCGGGCGAAGGCGACAGCGTGGCGTTTGACGTGGCGCAGTTCGTCGAAAAACCGAATCTGGAAACCGCGCAGGCCTACGTGGCCAGCGGGGAATATTACTGGAACAGCGGCATGTTCCTGTTCCGCGCCGGACGCTACCTGGAAGAGCTGGAAAAATACCGTCCGGACATCCTGAGCGCCTGCGAGAAAGCGATGGCGGTGGTGGATCCTGACCTCGATTTTATTCGTGTGGATGAGCAATCCTTCCTCGCCTGCCCGGAGGAGTCCATTGACTACGCGGTCATGGAGCGCACGGCGGATGCCGTCGTGGTGCCGATGGACGCTGGCTGGAGCGATGTGGGGTCCTGGTCATCCCTGTGGGAGATCAGCGCCCATACCCCGGAGGGTAACGTCCATCACGGTGATGTGATTAGCCACAAAACGGAAAATAGCTACGTTTACGCCGAATCAGGCCTGGTCACCACGGTTGGCGTGAAGGACCTGGTGGTCGTGCAGACCAAAGATGCGGTGCTGATTGCCGACCGTAACGCCGTGCAGGACGTTAAAAAAGTGGTTGAACAAATCAAGGCCGATGGCCGTCACGAGCACCATATTCACCGCGAAGTCTACCGCCCGTGGGGCAAGTATGACTCCATCGATTCCGGCGACCGTTATCAGGTGAAGCGTATTACCGTGAAGCCGGGTGAAGGGTTGTCCGTACAGATGCACCACCATCGCGCCGAGCACTGGGTGGTGGTGGCGGGAACCGCGAAAGTCACCATTGACGGCGAAATCAAACTGCTGGGCGAAAACGAATCCATCTACATTCCGCTGGGGGCGACGCACTGTCTGGAGAACCCGGGGAAAATTCCGCTCGACCTGATTGAAGTGCGCTCCGGTTCGTATCTGGAGGAGGACGATATCGTTCGCTTCCAGGACCGCTACGGGCGAGTGTAG
- the wcaF gene encoding colanic acid biosynthesis acetyltransferase WcaF — translation MQELNGFSVPKGFRGGNGIKVQLWWAVQATLFAWSPQILYRWRAFLLRLFGAKIGKNVVIRPSVKITYPWKLTLGDYAWVGDDAVLYTLGEITIGANSVVSQKCYLCTGSHDFMSQHFDITASPIVIGEKCWLATDVFVAPGVSVGDGTVVGARSSVFKSLPANTICRGNPAVVIRERVETEKL, via the coding sequence ATGCAGGAACTTAATGGATTCTCCGTGCCGAAAGGCTTTCGGGGCGGGAACGGTATTAAGGTGCAGCTATGGTGGGCGGTTCAGGCGACATTATTTGCCTGGTCCCCGCAAATTCTGTACCGCTGGCGAGCCTTTTTATTGCGTCTGTTTGGCGCAAAAATCGGAAAAAACGTAGTGATTCGCCCCTCGGTGAAAATTACCTACCCGTGGAAATTAACGCTCGGGGATTACGCCTGGGTAGGGGATGACGCGGTGTTATATACCCTGGGCGAGATTACGATTGGCGCAAATTCGGTGGTGTCGCAGAAGTGTTATTTGTGCACCGGCAGCCATGATTTTATGAGTCAGCATTTTGATATTACCGCTTCGCCAATTGTGATTGGTGAAAAATGCTGGCTGGCAACAGATGTCTTTGTTGCACCTGGTGTTTCTGTTGGTGATGGCACGGTAGTCGGTGCCCGCAGCAGCGTTTTTAAATCGCTACCGGCAAATACAATTTGCCGTGGCAACCCCGCAGTGGTGATACGCGAACGCGTTGAAACTGAAAAACTTTGA
- the wcaD gene encoding colanic acid polymerase WcaD, translating to MSRSIRICSYLLLPLIYLLVNVKIAQLGESFPITIVTFLPVLLLLYVEKISLKKLMIALGLGFGLTAFNYIFGQSLDASKYVTSTMLFVYIVIIIGMVWSIRFKTISPHNYKKILRFFYIVVGVIVMLAAMEMAQIILTGGSSLMEIISKYLIYSNSYVLNFIKFGGKRTTALYFEPAFFALALISIWLSIKQFGIKTPKTDAMILAGIVLSGSFSGVMTFILFYLLEWAFQYLNKDAIKKKLPLAIISLTVFMIGVIFAFPYISERLGDLGTEGSSSYYRIIGPLVMVGYSLTHIDGVVRFGSLYEYVASFGIFNGADVGKTIDNGLYLLIIYFSWFAVLLTIWYLFKVFKMMINAFGDNQNFRVQLYLFTPVSLFFTGSIFSPEYAFLIVCPFILRKALNITRVSPK from the coding sequence ATGTCTCGTTCTATCAGAATCTGTAGTTATCTGCTGCTGCCGCTGATCTACCTGCTGGTCAACGTCAAGATTGCCCAGCTGGGAGAGAGCTTCCCGATTACCATCGTCACCTTCTTGCCCGTTCTGCTTTTACTCTACGTTGAGAAAATCAGTCTCAAGAAGCTGATGATTGCGCTAGGACTCGGGTTTGGTCTGACCGCGTTTAACTACATCTTTGGTCAGTCGCTGGATGCCAGCAAATACGTCACCTCAACCATGCTGTTTGTTTATATCGTTATCATTATTGGTATGGTGTGGAGTATTCGCTTTAAAACTATTTCTCCGCACAATTATAAGAAAATCCTTAGGTTCTTTTATATTGTCGTCGGGGTCATTGTTATGCTTGCCGCGATGGAAATGGCGCAAATTATTTTGACCGGCGGCAGCAGCCTGATGGAGATAATTTCGAAATATCTCATATACAGTAACAGCTATGTACTGAACTTCATTAAGTTTGGCGGTAAGCGTACTACTGCGCTCTATTTTGAACCGGCTTTCTTTGCTCTGGCATTAATCTCAATTTGGCTCAGCATCAAACAGTTTGGTATCAAAACCCCCAAAACCGATGCTATGATTCTTGCAGGAATTGTTCTGTCTGGATCGTTCTCAGGGGTAATGACATTTATCCTGTTTTACCTCCTGGAGTGGGCGTTCCAGTACCTGAACAAAGATGCAATTAAGAAAAAACTGCCGCTGGCGATTATCTCCCTGACGGTATTTATGATTGGCGTGATATTTGCCTTCCCTTACATCTCAGAACGTCTGGGAGATTTAGGAACGGAAGGGTCTTCGTCCTATTATCGCATCATCGGGCCGCTGGTGATGGTGGGTTATTCCTTAACCCATATTGATGGGGTAGTAAGATTCGGCTCACTTTACGAATATGTTGCATCATTCGGAATCTTTAACGGTGCGGATGTCGGTAAAACCATAGACAATGGCCTGTATCTGTTAATTATTTATTTTTCGTGGTTCGCCGTACTGTTGACGATCTGGTATCTGTTTAAAGTTTTTAAAATGATGATTAACGCGTTCGGTGATAACCAAAACTTTCGCGTGCAGCTTTATCTTTTTACACCAGTGTCGTTGTTCTTTACGGGGTCAATATTTAGCCCGGAATATGCTTTCTTGATTGTCTGCCCGTTTATTTTGCGCAAAGCGCTCAATATTACGCGCGTAAGCCCTAAATAA
- the fcl gene encoding GDP-L-fucose synthase, whose translation MTKQRIFVAGHRGMVGSAIVRQLEQRGDAEVIVRTRDELDLLDSKAVQDFFANERIDQVYLAAAKVGGIVANNTYPADFIYENMMIESNIIHAAHLHNVNKLLFLGSSCIYPKMAKQPIAESELLQGTLEATNEPYAIAKIAGIKLCESYNRQYNRDYRSVMPTNLYGPHDNFHPSNSHVIPALLRRFHEATAENAPDVVVWGSGTPMREFLHVDDMAAASIHVMELDREVWQENTEPMLSHINVGTGVDCTIRELAQTIAQVVGYKGRVVFDATKPDGTPRKLLDVTRLHQLGWYHEVSLEQGLASTYQWFLENQHRFRG comes from the coding sequence ATGACAAAACAACGTATTTTTGTCGCCGGTCATCGCGGAATGGTGGGTTCCGCGATTGTTCGCCAGCTGGAGCAGCGCGGCGACGCAGAGGTGATTGTCCGCACGCGCGACGAGTTGGATCTGCTCGACAGCAAAGCGGTGCAGGATTTCTTTGCCAACGAACGTATTGACCAGGTGTATCTGGCGGCTGCGAAAGTGGGCGGCATTGTTGCCAACAACACTTACCCGGCGGATTTCATCTACGAGAACATGATGATCGAGAGCAACATTATTCACGCAGCGCACCTGCACAACGTGAATAAGCTGCTGTTCCTCGGCTCATCCTGTATCTACCCGAAAATGGCGAAGCAGCCGATCGCCGAGAGCGAACTGCTGCAGGGCACGCTTGAAGCCACCAACGAGCCGTACGCGATTGCCAAAATTGCCGGGATCAAGCTGTGTGAGTCCTACAACCGTCAGTACAACCGTGACTATCGCTCGGTGATGCCGACCAACCTGTACGGACCGCACGACAACTTCCACCCGAGCAATTCGCACGTGATCCCGGCGCTGCTGCGTCGCTTCCACGAGGCGACCGCCGAGAACGCGCCGGACGTGGTGGTGTGGGGCAGCGGTACGCCAATGCGCGAGTTCCTGCACGTGGACGACATGGCTGCGGCCAGCATTCACGTGATGGAGCTGGATCGCGAGGTATGGCAGGAGAACACCGAGCCGATGCTGTCGCACATCAACGTCGGTACCGGCGTGGACTGCACCATCCGCGAGCTGGCGCAAACCATCGCGCAGGTAGTGGGCTACAAAGGCCGCGTGGTGTTTGACGCCACCAAGCCGGACGGCACGCCGCGCAAACTGCTGGACGTGACCCGCCTGCACCAGCTGGGCTGGTATCACGAGGTGTCACTGGAGCAGGGGCTGGCCAGCACCTACCAGTGGTTCCTGGAAAACCAGCACCGCTTCCGGGGGTAA
- the gmd gene encoding GDP-mannose 4,6-dehydratase has protein sequence MSKVALITGVTGQDGSYLAELLLEKGYEVHGIKRRASSFNTERVDHIYQDPHSANPKFHLHYGDLTDSSNLTRILQEVQPDEVYNLGAMSHVAVSFESPEYTADVDAMGTLRLLEAIRFLGLEKKTRFYQASTSELYGLVQEIPQKETTPFYPRSPYAVAKLYAYWITVNYRESYGMYACNGILFNHESPRRGETFVTRKITRAIANIAQGLESCLHLGNMDSLRDWGHAKDYVKMQWMMLQQDKPEDFVIATGVQYSVRQFVEMAAAQLGIKLRFEGTGVEEKGIVVSVTGHDAPGVKPGDVIVQVDPRYFRPAEVETLLGDPTKAHETLGWKPETTLQEMVSEMVAKDLEAAKKHSLLKSHGYEVAIALES, from the coding sequence ATGTCTAAAGTCGCTCTCATCACCGGCGTTACCGGACAAGATGGTTCTTACCTGGCAGAACTGCTGCTGGAAAAAGGGTATGAAGTACACGGTATTAAACGTCGTGCCTCTTCGTTCAACACCGAGCGTGTTGACCATATCTACCAGGATCCTCACTCCGCGAACCCGAAATTCCATCTGCATTACGGCGATCTGACCGACTCCTCCAACCTGACCCGTATCCTGCAGGAAGTGCAGCCGGATGAAGTGTACAACCTGGGCGCGATGAGCCACGTTGCGGTCTCCTTCGAATCCCCGGAATACACCGCCGACGTTGACGCCATGGGCACCCTGCGTCTGCTGGAAGCCATTCGCTTCCTTGGCCTTGAGAAGAAAACGCGCTTCTACCAGGCGTCCACCTCCGAGCTGTACGGTCTGGTGCAGGAAATTCCGCAGAAAGAGACCACGCCGTTCTACCCGCGCTCTCCGTATGCGGTCGCTAAACTGTACGCCTACTGGATCACCGTGAACTACCGTGAATCCTACGGCATGTACGCCTGTAACGGCATTCTGTTCAACCACGAATCCCCGCGTCGCGGCGAAACCTTCGTGACCCGTAAAATCACCCGCGCGATCGCCAACATCGCTCAGGGCCTGGAATCTTGCCTGCACCTCGGCAACATGGACTCCCTGCGTGACTGGGGCCATGCGAAAGACTACGTGAAAATGCAGTGGATGATGCTGCAGCAGGACAAACCAGAAGACTTCGTGATCGCGACCGGCGTGCAGTATTCCGTGCGTCAGTTCGTTGAAATGGCTGCCGCGCAGCTGGGCATCAAACTGCGCTTCGAAGGTACCGGCGTGGAAGAGAAGGGCATTGTGGTGTCCGTGACTGGTCACGACGCACCGGGCGTGAAGCCGGGCGACGTTATCGTTCAGGTTGATCCGCGCTACTTCCGTCCTGCTGAAGTGGAAACCCTGCTGGGTGACCCAACCAAAGCGCACGAGACCCTGGGCTGGAAACCAGAGACCACTCTGCAGGAGATGGTTTCCGAGATGGTGGCCAAAGATCTTGAAGCAGCGAAAAAACACTCCCTGCTCAAGTCTCATGGCTACGAGGTTGCCATCGCGCTGGAGTCCTGA
- the cpsG gene encoding colanic acid biosynthesis phosphomannomutase CpsG produces the protein MEKLTCFKAYDIRGKLGEELNEDIAWRIGRAYGEYLKPQTIVLGGDVRLTSESLKLALAKGLQDAGVDVLDIGLSGTEEIYFATFHLGVDGGIEVTASHNPMDYNGMKLVRKGARPISGDTGLRDVQRLAEANDFPPVNDAKRGSYKRINLQNEYIDHLLGYINVANLKPLKLVINSGNGAAGPVVDALEARFKALNVPVTFIKVHNTPDGNFPNGIPNPLLPECRDDTRNAVIEHGADMGIAFDGDFDRCFLFDEKGQFIEGYYIVGLLAEAFLEKNPGAKIIHDPRLSWNTVDVVSAAGGTPVMSKTGHAFIKERMREEDAIYGGEMSAHHYFRDFAYCDSGMIPWLLVTELLCLKGQTLGELVRDRMAAFPASGEINSKLAQPADAIARVEHHFAIHALEIDRTDGISMAFPQWRFNLRSSNTEPVVRLNVESRADTALMEARTKDILALLNQ, from the coding sequence ATGGAAAAGTTAACCTGTTTTAAAGCCTACGATATTCGCGGCAAGCTGGGCGAAGAGCTGAATGAAGACATTGCGTGGCGCATTGGCCGCGCGTACGGCGAATATTTAAAGCCGCAAACCATCGTGCTGGGCGGCGACGTGCGCCTGACCAGCGAGTCCCTGAAGCTGGCCCTGGCGAAAGGGCTGCAGGATGCGGGCGTGGACGTGCTGGACATCGGCCTTTCCGGCACTGAAGAGATTTACTTTGCCACCTTCCACCTGGGCGTGGACGGCGGTATCGAAGTGACCGCCAGCCACAACCCGATGGACTACAACGGCATGAAGCTGGTGCGCAAGGGCGCGCGTCCGATCAGCGGCGATACCGGCCTGCGCGACGTGCAGCGTCTGGCCGAAGCCAACGACTTCCCGCCGGTGAACGACGCGAAGCGCGGCAGCTACAAGCGAATCAATTTGCAAAACGAGTACATCGACCACCTGCTGGGCTATATCAACGTGGCAAACCTGAAGCCGCTGAAGCTGGTCATCAACTCCGGTAACGGCGCGGCAGGCCCGGTAGTGGATGCCCTGGAAGCTCGCTTTAAGGCGCTGAACGTGCCGGTCACCTTCATCAAAGTGCATAACACCCCGGACGGCAACTTCCCGAACGGTATTCCTAACCCGCTGCTGCCGGAGTGCCGCGACGACACCCGTAACGCGGTGATTGAGCACGGTGCCGACATGGGTATCGCCTTTGACGGTGACTTCGACCGCTGCTTCCTGTTCGACGAGAAAGGGCAGTTCATCGAGGGCTACTACATCGTCGGCCTGCTGGCGGAAGCCTTCCTCGAGAAAAACCCGGGGGCGAAGATCATTCACGACCCGCGCCTTTCCTGGAACACCGTCGACGTGGTGTCCGCGGCGGGCGGCACGCCGGTGATGTCCAAAACCGGCCACGCCTTTATTAAAGAGCGCATGCGTGAAGAAGACGCCATTTACGGCGGCGAGATGAGCGCTCACCACTATTTCCGTGATTTTGCCTACTGCGACAGCGGGATGATCCCGTGGCTGCTGGTGACCGAGCTGCTGTGCCTGAAAGGGCAGACCCTGGGCGAGCTGGTGCGCGACCGCATGGCGGCCTTCCCGGCGAGCGGTGAGATTAACAGCAAGCTGGCGCAGCCTGCCGACGCCATTGCCCGCGTGGAGCACCACTTTGCCATTCACGCGCTGGAGATTGACCGTACGGACGGTATCAGCATGGCGTTCCCGCAGTGGCGCTTCAACCTGCGCTCCTCCAACACCGAGCCGGTGGTGCGCCTGAACGTAGAGTCCCGCGCCGATACCGCGCTGATGGAAGCCCGAACGAAGGACATTCTGGCGCTGTTGAATCAGTAA
- the wcaJ gene encoding undecaprenyl-phosphate glucose phosphotransferase, which yields MTNLKKRERARTNASLISMVQRFSDITIMVGGLWAVCWVSGQSFLYMHLLMALIALVVFQMIGGMTDFYRSWRGVKMTTELMLLLQNWTLSLIFSAGLVAFSHDFDNRLVTYLCWYLLTSVGMVVCRSLIRFGAGWLRNRGYNRRFVAVAGDLPVGQVLLDSFRKEPWLGFEVVGIYHDAKPGGVPSDWAGNYEQLIDDAKAGKIHNVYIAMQMKDESRIKKLMRELADTTCSVILIPDVFTFNILHSRIEEVNGVPVVPLYDTPLSGINRVLKRVEDIVLSSLILLLISPVLCCIALAVKLSSPGPIIFRQTRYGMDGKPIMVWKFRSMKVMENDKVVTQATQNDPRVTRVGNFLRRTSLDELPQFINVFTGGMSIVGPRPHAVAHNEQYRTLIEGYMLRHKVKPGITGWAQINGWRGETDTLEKMEKRIEFDLEYIREWSLWFDIKIVFLTIFKGFVNKAAY from the coding sequence ATGACAAATCTAAAAAAGCGCGAACGAGCGAGAACGAATGCATCGTTAATCTCTATGGTGCAGCGTTTTTCTGATATCACCATCATGGTCGGCGGACTGTGGGCGGTGTGTTGGGTTAGCGGGCAGTCGTTCTTATACATGCACTTGCTGATGGCGTTGATTGCGCTGGTGGTGTTTCAGATGATCGGCGGCATGACCGATTTCTATCGTTCATGGCGCGGCGTCAAAATGACCACCGAACTGATGCTGCTGCTCCAGAACTGGACCTTAAGCCTGATTTTCAGCGCAGGCCTGGTGGCGTTCAGCCATGATTTTGATAACCGTCTTGTGACCTATCTCTGCTGGTATCTGTTAACCAGCGTTGGCATGGTGGTCTGCCGCTCGCTGATCCGCTTTGGCGCGGGCTGGCTGCGCAACCGCGGGTATAACCGTCGCTTCGTTGCCGTGGCGGGCGATCTGCCGGTGGGACAGGTGTTGCTCGACAGCTTCCGCAAAGAGCCGTGGTTAGGTTTTGAAGTGGTCGGGATTTATCACGACGCGAAGCCCGGCGGCGTGCCGTCCGACTGGGCGGGTAACTACGAACAGCTTATTGACGACGCGAAAGCCGGAAAGATCCACAACGTCTATATCGCCATGCAGATGAAAGATGAATCCCGCATCAAGAAACTGATGCGCGAGCTGGCGGATACCACCTGCTCGGTGATCCTCATCCCGGATGTCTTCACCTTTAATATTCTCCACTCCCGTATTGAAGAGGTGAACGGGGTACCGGTTGTTCCACTGTACGACACGCCGCTGTCGGGGATTAACCGCGTGCTGAAGCGCGTGGAAGATATCGTGCTTTCGTCCCTGATCCTGCTGCTTATCTCCCCGGTGCTGTGCTGCATTGCGCTGGCGGTGAAGCTCAGCTCGCCGGGGCCGATCATCTTCCGTCAGACCCGCTACGGCATGGACGGTAAGCCGATCATGGTGTGGAAATTCCGCTCTATGAAGGTGATGGAGAACGACAAGGTAGTGACCCAGGCGACGCAGAACGATCCGCGCGTCACCCGCGTGGGCAACTTCCTGCGCCGAACCTCGCTCGATGAGCTGCCGCAGTTCATCAACGTGTTCACCGGCGGGATGTCCATCGTCGGGCCTCGTCCGCACGCCGTGGCCCATAACGAGCAGTACCGTACCCTGATTGAAGGTTACATGCTGCGCCATAAGGTGAAGCCAGGCATCACCGGCTGGGCGCAGATCAACGGCTGGCGCGGCGAGACCGACACGCTGGAAAAAATGGAGAAACGTATCGAGTTCGATCTGGAGTACATCCGCGAGTGGAGCCTCTGGTTCGATATCAAGATTGTTTTTCTGACCATTTTCAAAGGCTTCGTGAACAAAGCGGCGTACTAA